ATAAAGAAGCAATCAACAAATCATGATCTAGATTAACTTCGATGGGGAATCGTTGCCATAACCATAAAAAGACAGATAAGGAAACGGTACCTAAAATTGTATAATAAAATGAGTGCTTGCCTAAAACTTTTCCCCCAATCAAAATCAACGGAATATTGATGATCAAAGTGGAGTATGCAGGATCAATATAAAAAAGTGCCCGTAAAATCAAGGTGATCCCAGTTACTCCGCCTTCTGCTAAGTCATTTGCAATATTAAAGGTGACTAAGCCAAACCCATAAAGACAAGTACCTGCTAGAATTAACAGAACGTCTTTAACATAAAACTTTTTTTCTTCAATCATTGTACTCACTCCTCGTATTTTAAAAGCGTAGCGAAACGCTAAGTTGCTGAACAATTTAGGAAATCAGCTTAAAGACGTTTTTGGTCTTCCAGATGATTTATCTAATCGTTGAGGATACTGTTTCGCGAAGCTGGCTAAAACATACTGGGTTGATGCTGTATAATTTCATCGTCAAGAACCCTTATCCAGTAATCACTTTATCATTCTCAATATAAAACAACAAGTAGAACCTTTTCAGATGGCGCAGTTTTTGATAAGATGTGTAGTAGAAAGGTTGGGGTAAAAATGAAAGACGAAAATCAATCTCTGCATTCCATGCAAGTAGAAGTGGATAACTATATCCAACAATTTAAAACGGGTTATTTTTCTCCATTAAGCCAGATGGCACGCTTAACAGAAGAAGTAGGGGAATTAGCCAGAGAGATCAATCATTATTATGGTGAAAAACCCAAGAAAACAGACGAAAAACCAAAAACGGTTTCAGAAGAGTTAGGGGATGTCTTGTTTGTCACGATGATCATGGCAAATTCTCTAGATATAGATTTAACAGAAGCATTTAAAAAAAATATGGAAAAATTCAATCAACGGGATAAATATCGTTTTGAGCGAAAGGACGGGCAAACAAATGATTAAAATTTTAGTCGCAGGATTTAAAGGAAAAATGGGGGCTACTGCAACCAAGATGGTTTTAGAGCACGTCGGATTTGAATTGGTTGGTGTGCTGGACCCATTTGAAGAAAAAGATAATCTTAGTGAATTAGTAGAATATCCAAATAATAATGCCCCGATTTTTAAAACAAAAGAAGAGGTTCTCTCTGTTCAGCCAGATGTTTGGATCGATTTTACGATTCCAAAAGTTGCCTATGAAAATACCCGATTTGCAATAGAGCATAAAATCGCGCCTGTTGTAGGAACGACTGGTTTAACGGAGGCACAATTAGCAGAATTGACTGATCTATCAGAGCGTTTGAAAGTTGGCGGCTTGATTGCACCAAATTTTGCCGTGGGTGCTGTCTTGATGATGCAATTTGCTCAAAAAGCTGCTGAATATTTTCCAGATGTTGAAATCATCGAGTTGCATCATGATAATAAGTTAGATGCACCAAGCGGAACGGCAATCAAAACGGCCGAAATGATGAGTGAAGTGCGCTCGAAAAAAACGCAAGGCCATCCAGAAGAAAAAGAGTTGATCGCTGGTGCACGCGGTGCTGATTTTGAAGGGATGAAAATTCATAGCGTTCGCTTACCAGGCATGATAGCCCATCAACAAGTACAATTTGGTGGTGTTGGAGAAGGGTTAACAATCAGACATGATTCCTATGACCGTAGTTCGTTTATGACAGGCGTTGCTTTGGGCTGTGAAAAGGTGGTTCACTTAGATAAATTAGTCTATGGACTGGAAAACTTATTATGAAATTAGAAATAATACCTGACGAATTTACCAAAGCAGCTGGAGTGCTACAAGAAATTCAAGCACATGGATTTGAAGCATATTTTGTTGGAGGCAGTGTTCGTGATGCCTTGTTGGATCAACCAATCCATGATGTAGATATAGCAACTAGCGCTTATCCAGAAGAAATCAAACAGATTTTTCATCGAACCATTGACGTAGGAATCGATCATGGGACTGTGCTTGTTTTAATCGGTGAAGAACAATATGAAATCACAACTTTTAGAACAGAATCAACCTATCAAGATTTTAGACGTCCCGACACAGTGACGTTTGTCCGTTCATTAAAAGAAGACTTAAAACGCAGAGATTTTACAATCAATGCATTGGCGATGGATGTGAATGGTGAAATCATTGATCTATTTGATGGTATGGATGATTTAGAACAAAAAATTATTCGAGCCGTAGGAAACCCTAAAGAGCGATTTCATGAAGATGCTTTACGTATGATGCGTGGCTTGCGTTTTGCCAGTCAGTTAGATTTTATGATTGAAACCAATACATTGTCTGCGATTGAAGAATTTCATCCATTATTAGGTAAAATTTCTGTAGAGCGAATTGCAGTGGAATTTATCAAACTATTATTAGGAAAAAATCGGCGCGCCGCTTTATTACCGTTTATTGAGACTAAATGTTATCAATATTGCCCAGGTTTAAAAAAATCAGGGGAAGCATTGCTGAACTTTTCAGATCTTCCAAATAAACAGATCGAAAGTGAAAGCCAAGCATGGGCCTTATTGATTCAGATAATGGGCTTAAAAGAGAATGATATTCGCAGCTTTCTAAAAGCTTGGAAACAGTCTAATCAAATGATCCACGAAGTACAATCGTTGATTTATGGATTAAATCAACGTCTCATTGGAGACTGGAAACGAATGGATTTGTTTAACTTGGGATTGGATGCGGTTTTGTCTATAGAAAAACTATTGTTTTATTTTGGTCAAAAGAGTACACTTGAAGAAGCAAAAGAAGGTTATTTAGATTTGCCGATTCATGATAGAAAACAGTTAGCTCTAACAGGTAATGATTTATTGGCTTATTTTGATAAAAATCCTGGGAAATGGCTAGGAAATATGCTTAATATGCTTGAAATTGCTGTTGTGAACGGTCAAATAAGCAATACTAAAGAAGCACTAATTGCATATGCAAAGGATAGGATTGATAAGGAGTGAAAGCCGTGAAAGAGTTTTCAAAAAAGTTTGTTGTTGGTTTAAACGATACTGCAAAAGAGATTGGTTCTGGTGATTTAGAGGTCTTAGCTACGCCAGTTATGATCACAATGGTGGAGAATACGGCAAAAGAGTATTTGCATAAACAATTAGCCCCAGAAGAAACCAGTGTTGGCACATTGATCGAAGCGAGACATTTACGCCCTTCTGTAGTAGGAGCCCAAATGACTATTAAAGTTAAGGTCGCTTCACAGGAAAAAACAAAAATCAATTTTTCTTTCGAGGTATTTGACAATGAACAAGTCGTAGCGACAGGGATTCATCAAAGAGCTGTTATCTTAACGGATGTTTTTTTAGAGAAATTAGCTCATCCTAACTAAAGAAGCTAATAGTGTGACCTAACATGAAAGTTATGCTAAACTTAACTTTGTAGAAATTATTTTAGATAAGGAGACTTATATTATGAGTAGAGAAATGACAGGATTGAAATTTTATTTTAGAAATGGTGAAACTTGGACGATTGGTCGTCGTTTTATCGGAGATTTATGGATCAAACAAATCACAACTAGTTTTGGTCGTATCCACGGAAGCGAATTTATGGAAATCCATCCATGTGAAGGCTTTAAAATCGAAATTTTCCAAGAAGGAGATCACGTTCAAACTCATGATATCAATCTTGGTGGTCTTGAATTAGGAATGTTTGCTCGTGCTTTGAAATATGAAGATATTGAACGTATGGAAATTTTATACAAAACAGGTACACCAGATTTAGTTTACTTCCCATACAAAGATAAAACGGACGAAGGATTAGATAATGTTTACCAATCTACTAAAGTCAGCGAAAAAACAAAAAGCTTATATATCGTAATCGACCCAGAACAAACAGTTGATGATGTATATGGTGAAGAATTTTAATATGTAACTAATTGACCGTGGACTTCTTTTTAAAAGATTCTACGGTTTTTTGTGAGATTGGGCGAGGTGTATTGGATGAAAGCAATGGAACTATCTTTTAAAGAAAACCAAGCTATTTTAACCTTAAATAAGGAAACTACGATACCAGTTAGAGAAAAAGGCCAGCTTTTGATCAAAGTTGCGGCAGCTGCTGTCAACCGGACGGATTTAGTCGCTAAAGAAACTGGAAACTTACCCAAAGGCAATGCGATTTTAGGTGTAGAAGTTTCTGGAATAGTAGTAGAGAGCGACACAGAACTTTTTCCATGTGGCAGTCGTGTGATGGGGCTTGTCAATGGTGGTGGTTATGCGGAGTATGTCGCGATGAATGTCGGAAATGCCATGCCATTATTAGATCAGTTGACCTTTGAAGAAGGAGCGGCCATTCCAGAAGTTTTTCTTACGGCTTATCAAACACTATTTTGGCTTGGAAATTTGACTGCTGCTCAAACCGTATTAATTCATGCCGGTGCTAGTGGAGTTGGGACAGCTGCGATTCAGTTAGCCAAACAATTAAGTTCCGCTAAAATCGCTATCACGGCAAGTTCCGCAGAAAAACTCGCGTTATGTCGGACACTGGGAGCAGATAGTTTAATTAACTATCGAGAAGAAGCGTTTAGTCAAAAAATCATAGAAGAGACAGATGGTCGTGGTGTTGATTTGATTTTAGACTTTATCGGAGCTTCTTATTGGGAGAAAAATCTAGCCAGTCTCGCTGTTGATGGGTACTTGATTCTAATTGGCATTTTAGGTGGGACAATTGTTAAAGACGTGAACCTGATGACGTTATTACAGAAAAGAATCACAGTCAAAGGCACGTTACTTACCCCTAGAAGTGATGATTATAAGGCTAAACTAACAAAAGAGTTTGTTGCAAGGACAAATAAGTTATTTGCGGCAGGTCAGTTAAAGCCGATCATTGATTCTGTATTTCAGCTTGAAAATGTAGAAAATGCGCATCGCTATATGGAAAGTAATAAGAATAAAGGGAAGATCATTTTAAGCATTAATTGAGGTTGAAAATAATCGAAGTAAGCCTTGGAAACGGAAGATTGTGCAATTAAAAAGTCCCTTGATTTTAAATTTAAAAGAAAAAAATGTTGACACTTAGTTTTAGTAGGTATATACTGAGAACAATTCTTAAATAAATCAGTTACGGAGTGATTCATATGACAACCATGAAGCATAACCAATTAAAACTGAATAATTATTACTTTAGCTATTTTAGATGAGTTTGTATTCATAAACATTATGGATGCAGACTAGCAAGTTTGTATCTATGATGGCTAAGGGATTTTGAGATGACTTTCAGCCGCGTAGATGATAAAATCTATAGTGGCTTTTATATTACCTATTTTTGTGAGGTGTTCACTGTAGATTT
The DNA window shown above is from Enterococcus sp. 12C11_DIV0727 and carries:
- a CDS encoding NAD(P)H-quinone oxidoreductase; translation: MKAMELSFKENQAILTLNKETTIPVREKGQLLIKVAAAAVNRTDLVAKETGNLPKGNAILGVEVSGIVVESDTELFPCGSRVMGLVNGGGYAEYVAMNVGNAMPLLDQLTFEEGAAIPEVFLTAYQTLFWLGNLTAAQTVLIHAGASGVGTAAIQLAKQLSSAKIAITASSAEKLALCRTLGADSLINYREEAFSQKIIEETDGRGVDLILDFIGASYWEKNLASLAVDGYLILIGILGGTIVKDVNLMTLLQKRITVKGTLLTPRSDDYKAKLTKEFVARTNKLFAAGQLKPIIDSVFQLENVENAHRYMESNKNKGKIILSIN
- a CDS encoding CCA tRNA nucleotidyltransferase — translated: MKLEIIPDEFTKAAGVLQEIQAHGFEAYFVGGSVRDALLDQPIHDVDIATSAYPEEIKQIFHRTIDVGIDHGTVLVLIGEEQYEITTFRTESTYQDFRRPDTVTFVRSLKEDLKRRDFTINALAMDVNGEIIDLFDGMDDLEQKIIRAVGNPKERFHEDALRMMRGLRFASQLDFMIETNTLSAIEEFHPLLGKISVERIAVEFIKLLLGKNRRAALLPFIETKCYQYCPGLKKSGEALLNFSDLPNKQIESESQAWALLIQIMGLKENDIRSFLKAWKQSNQMIHEVQSLIYGLNQRLIGDWKRMDLFNLGLDAVLSIEKLLFYFGQKSTLEEAKEGYLDLPIHDRKQLALTGNDLLAYFDKNPGKWLGNMLNMLEIAVVNGQISNTKEALIAYAKDRIDKE
- a CDS encoding thioesterase family protein, which encodes MKEFSKKFVVGLNDTAKEIGSGDLEVLATPVMITMVENTAKEYLHKQLAPEETSVGTLIEARHLRPSVVGAQMTIKVKVASQEKTKINFSFEVFDNEQVVATGIHQRAVILTDVFLEKLAHPN
- the dapB gene encoding 4-hydroxy-tetrahydrodipicolinate reductase, yielding MIKILVAGFKGKMGATATKMVLEHVGFELVGVLDPFEEKDNLSELVEYPNNNAPIFKTKEEVLSVQPDVWIDFTIPKVAYENTRFAIEHKIAPVVGTTGLTEAQLAELTDLSERLKVGGLIAPNFAVGAVLMMQFAQKAAEYFPDVEIIELHHDNKLDAPSGTAIKTAEMMSEVRSKKTQGHPEEKELIAGARGADFEGMKIHSVRLPGMIAHQQVQFGGVGEGLTIRHDSYDRSSFMTGVALGCEKVVHLDKLVYGLENLL
- a CDS encoding nucleotide pyrophosphohydrolase — encoded protein: MKDENQSLHSMQVEVDNYIQQFKTGYFSPLSQMARLTEEVGELAREINHYYGEKPKKTDEKPKTVSEELGDVLFVTMIMANSLDIDLTEAFKKNMEKFNQRDKYRFERKDGQTND